A window from Solanum stenotomum isolate F172 chromosome 7, ASM1918654v1, whole genome shotgun sequence encodes these proteins:
- the LOC125871472 gene encoding germin-like protein subfamily 1 member 7, which produces MAFCLLTIILVTFGLLSSFGSSFDPNPFQDFCVAATDSNTPVFVNGKFCKDPKLATADDFFVTGLNVSGNPLPGLGSFVNLVDINRLAGLNTLGISLIRIDFAPYGLIPPHTHPRGTEIIVV; this is translated from the exons atggCTTTTTGCCTCCTAACAATTATTCTAGTCACTTTTGGTCTTCTTTCTTCCTTTGGTTCTTCATTTGATCCAAACCCTTTTCAAGATTTTTGTGTTGCAGCTACTGATTCGAATACTCCAG TGTTCGTGAATGGAAAATTTTGCAAAGATCCAAAATTGGCCACAGCAGATGATTTCTTTGTTACAGGACTTAACGTTAGTGGAAATCCTTTACCAGGATTGGGATCGTTTGTAAATTTAGTCGATATAAATCGTCTTGCAGGACTCAACACTCTTGGAATTTCACTTATTCGTATCGATTTTGCACCATATGGCCTAATTCCACCTCACACACACCCTCGTGGCACGGAAATTATTGTTGTC